In the genome of Treponema pedis, one region contains:
- a CDS encoding ATP-binding cassette domain-containing protein has translation MKNILQIENLSVFINGTEILKNIDFTVKEGQSLGIIGVSGSGKTVMMYAITSLLPKLSEVTGKIIVEGQTDILTLSEKEKRVFCSKNISIILQNSINSLNPYKKNIYAVCRNRTALQ, from the coding sequence ATGAAAAACATATTGCAAATAGAAAATTTATCGGTATTTATAAACGGAACTGAAATTCTTAAAAATATTGATTTTACCGTCAAGGAAGGACAATCTTTAGGCATTATAGGAGTAAGCGGTTCGGGTAAAACCGTCATGATGTATGCAATAACCTCTCTTTTGCCGAAATTAAGCGAGGTAACAGGGAAAATAATTGTAGAGGGACAAACCGATATTTTAACTCTTTCGGAAAAAGAGAAAAGAGTTTTTTGTTCTAAAAATATTTCTATAATTTTACAAAATTCCATTAATTCGTTAAATCCTTATAAAAAAAATATATACGCAGTTTGTCGAAACCGCACGGCTTTACAATAA
- a CDS encoding ABC transporter permease, which translates to MKNTFSPVSGTNFFGTDHLGRDIYSLIVIGFIRTITVVVTASSISFIIGIILGLAGGFCGKNTEMFIKLITDMFLIIPSFIAALIIASALGLTPITASLAIGISDIGVYSNQAAILTKNLKNAEFIQAEKILGIGNGRILFKHILPNILPHLFTTLSTKAGGIILQYASLTFIGLGADITNADWGTMLYTYRIFIVDKPVLIFWPAAAIFILASAFHFLFDDRDFF; encoded by the coding sequence TTGAAAAATACATTTTCTCCTGTCAGCGGCACTAATTTTTTCGGTACGGACCACTTGGGAAGAGATATATATTCTCTAATTGTAATAGGTTTTATTAGAACAATAACCGTAGTTGTTACGGCTTCAAGTATTTCATTTATAATAGGAATAATACTCGGATTAGCCGGCGGCTTTTGCGGAAAGAATACGGAGATGTTTATTAAACTTATAACCGATATGTTTTTAATAATTCCTTCATTTATTGCCGCATTGATTATTGCCTCCGCTTTAGGATTGACTCCTATTACCGCAAGTTTGGCCATAGGTATTTCCGATATAGGAGTTTATTCAAACCAGGCTGCAATATTAACAAAGAATTTAAAAAATGCCGAATTCATTCAAGCCGAAAAAATATTGGGTATTGGCAACGGAAGAATTTTGTTTAAACATATCTTACCTAATATTTTACCGCACTTATTTACTACATTAAGTACGAAGGCCGGAGGAATAATCCTTCAGTATGCATCTTTAACTTTTATAGGTTTGGGCGCGGATATTACAAATGCGGATTGGGGTACAATGTTGTATACCTATAGAATTTTCATTGTAGATAAACCCGTTTTAATATTTTGGCCTGCGGCGGCTATTTTTATTTTAGCTTCGGCTTTCCATTTTCTTTTTGATGACCGGGATTTTTTTTAA
- a CDS encoding ABC transporter permease, which translates to MPTSPVQILLTSRQLPPTRENISFLEYEWGLDKSLPEQYLIWTSRLIKGDLGVSMLTRQPVKTEFIKRLPYSIGIGLGGLLLGAALSFYLGYKAALKERGCADFITRIFVIINQTVPVFILAVILIYFIGVKYKLLKIFTGNNGIKITSAMLLIMFGNMGSLSRNVKSHFKKVTEESYFIFAVSRGFTVKKALLNEGCKPALIGLISLTISKCAWVIGGSAVMEFIFTIPGISFFLIESIMRRDYNVIQAYIIAVAIWMFFVHFLLEFVLILLDRRQR; encoded by the coding sequence ATGCCTACATCTCCGGTTCAGATTTTACTTACCTCCCGTCAGCTTCCTCCTACTCGGGAGAATATAAGTTTTTTGGAATATGAGTGGGGTTTGGATAAATCTTTGCCGGAACAATATTTAATATGGACAAGCCGTCTGATTAAAGGCGATTTAGGTGTATCCATGCTTACAAGACAACCCGTTAAAACCGAATTTATTAAACGTCTTCCGTATTCAATCGGCATAGGTTTAGGCGGCCTTTTGTTAGGAGCCGCTCTGTCTTTTTATCTGGGTTATAAGGCGGCTTTAAAAGAAAGGGGATGCGCAGATTTTATTACAAGAATTTTTGTAATTATAAATCAAACCGTGCCCGTTTTTATACTTGCCGTTATTCTTATATATTTTATAGGTGTTAAATATAAACTTTTAAAAATATTTACAGGCAATAACGGTATAAAAATTACTTCGGCGATGCTTTTAATTATGTTCGGGAATATGGGAAGTTTAAGCAGAAATGTTAAAAGTCATTTTAAAAAAGTAACGGAGGAGTCTTATTTTATTTTTGCGGTTTCAAGAGGTTTTACGGTTAAAAAGGCCTTATTAAATGAAGGTTGTAAACCGGCTCTTATAGGTTTAATTTCGCTGACGATTTCAAAATGCGCATGGGTCATAGGAGGCTCTGCGGTTATGGAATTTATTTTTACAATACCGGGAATAAGTTTTTTCTTAATAGAAAGTATTATGCGAAGGGATTATAATGTCATTCAGGCATATATTATTGCAGTTGCGATATGGATGTTTTTTGTACATTTTTTATTGGAATTTGTTTTAATCTTATTGGATAGAAGACAAAGATGA
- a CDS encoding ABC transporter substrate-binding protein yields MKKIKFVLSAAALLLVLSCSNKESGKAETERPIYIGQTWILEAEGPLNASVPWSMTSSGISETVYMLDESGNLYSRFIKEVERIDDLKWKALMKEEAKFSDGETVNAKTLCGAMNEIMEKNKFSNATAGIITFMPLSDFEFEIKTERPAESIKSVFAEWSNVVFKRLENGKFVFTGPYIIEKIDAGNELVLEPNPYYPNAENRSKVIIKLFKDEAAMKLAYSAGELDMAFTVTPEVAKMLEAEKHIVKTIDAGYQYFGIVNTASNILSDINVRTALNFGLNREDYITALKGGRIPTGIFASYYKFAGNCSLKYDKQRAQKILDEAGWIMGSDGIREKAGKKLELKLVTYPSRPDLTVIMQIMASQMQELGIKPYTEIVDNIDGKAKSGEFDLILYAQHTAPTGDPSFFLNQFFRSEQAKNFSRYNSAKVDELLKEMGSVDFDKKISYAKDIQEIIFTDLPVLYLVDPQWHIALSDRLKNYKPYCGDYYIVNSELFVK; encoded by the coding sequence ATGAAAAAAATAAAATTTGTTTTATCGGCAGCGGCTCTTTTGCTCGTGTTAAGCTGCTCGAATAAAGAAAGCGGTAAAGCCGAAACCGAAAGACCTATATATATAGGTCAAACATGGATTTTGGAAGCTGAAGGCCCTCTTAACGCAAGTGTCCCGTGGTCTATGACAAGTTCAGGTATAAGCGAAACCGTTTATATGCTTGATGAAAGCGGTAATTTATATTCGCGCTTTATTAAAGAAGTTGAACGGATTGATGATTTAAAGTGGAAAGCCCTTATGAAAGAAGAGGCAAAATTTTCAGACGGAGAAACGGTGAATGCAAAAACTCTTTGCGGCGCAATGAATGAAATAATGGAAAAGAATAAATTTTCCAATGCAACCGCAGGTATTATAACTTTTATGCCTTTAAGCGACTTTGAGTTTGAAATTAAAACCGAAAGACCTGCAGAAAGTATAAAATCCGTTTTTGCGGAATGGAGCAATGTGGTATTTAAAAGATTGGAAAACGGTAAATTTGTTTTTACGGGTCCGTATATTATTGAGAAAATAGATGCAGGCAATGAACTGGTTTTAGAGCCGAATCCGTATTATCCGAATGCCGAAAACAGGAGTAAGGTTATAATAAAATTATTTAAAGATGAGGCCGCTATGAAACTTGCATATTCGGCAGGTGAATTGGATATGGCTTTTACGGTAACGCCTGAAGTCGCAAAAATGCTTGAAGCGGAAAAGCATATCGTAAAAACTATTGATGCCGGCTATCAGTATTTCGGTATAGTAAATACGGCTTCAAATATTCTTAGTGATATAAATGTGAGAACCGCTTTAAATTTCGGGTTAAACAGAGAGGATTATATTACCGCATTAAAGGGCGGCCGCATTCCGACGGGTATTTTTGCTTCATATTATAAGTTTGCGGGAAATTGCAGTTTAAAGTATGATAAACAAAGGGCTCAAAAAATTTTAGATGAAGCCGGCTGGATTATGGGAAGCGACGGAATTAGAGAAAAGGCCGGTAAAAAATTGGAGCTTAAACTTGTAACCTATCCTTCGCGTCCTGACCTTACGGTAATTATGCAGATAATGGCTTCACAAATGCAGGAACTTGGAATTAAGCCGTATACCGAAATTGTAGATAATATAGACGGAAAGGCAAAGTCCGGAGAATTCGATTTAATATTATATGCGCAGCATACGGCTCCTACGGGAGACCCGTCTTTCTTTTTAAATCAGTTTTTCAGAAGCGAACAGGCTAAGAATTTTTCAAGATATAATTCCGCAAAGGTGGATGAGCTTTTAAAAGAAATGGGTTCCGTAGATTTTGATAAAAAAATAAGTTATGCAAAAGATATTCAGGAAATAATTTTTACGGACCTTCCGGTTTTGTATCTTGTAGACCCGCAATGGCATATTGCTCTTTCAGACAGACTTAAAAATTACAAGCCTTATTGCGGCGATTATTATATCGTTAACTCTGAATTATTTGTAAAATAA